AGAGATATCCTAAAGAAGAAATTGTTCGTCGCGTAAATGAAGCGGCAGAAATCCTGAATATTCAGAAATTGTTAGATCGTCGTCCGGGCCAGCTTTCTGGTGGAGAGCGTCAGCGTGTTGCTCTTGGTCGTGCGATTGTACGAAAGCCAAGAGTTTTCTTGTTTGATGAGCCTCTAAGCAATCTAGATGCTAAAATGCGTGTTCAGATGCGTACCGAAATTCATAAACTTCGCTTAAGACTTCAAACGACATTTATTTATGTGACTCACGATCAAACTGAAGCCTTGACTTTGGGTGATCGTATTGCTGTTATGAAGGACGGAATTGTTCATCAGTGCGCTGATCCGATGACGATTTATGATTTTCCGGTTAATAAATTTGTTGCGGGATTTATTGGTTCTCCACCGATTAATTTTATGCTCGGCAAGATTGTAAAGTTGCATGGAAAATTTTATTTTAGTGAAGATAATTTTCAGTTAAAAATAGTAGAAGAGATGTATAAGGCGATTGCACCATACGAAGGAAAGACTGTTACGTTTGGCGTAAGGGCCGAGGATATTTATGATAAATTGTTTATTTCCGAATCTTCTTCGGATAATACAATCAATGCTGTTTGCGAGGTTGTTGAGCCCTTGGGGTCGGAAGTGTATTTATATTTGAATACTGGCAAACATCCATTTGTTGCACGTGTTGGGGCGCATAATCGTCCAGAAGTTAATCGTGAAATGAGTTTGGTGTTTGACATGAACAAGGTGCATTTCTTTGATCAAGAAACTGAAAAAACAATTATTTAATTTCACAATACTTCCAATCTTTGCGATTTTTATCTTTTTGGTTGTTTTCTTCGTTTATGCTACAAAATTTAATCAACAGTTTTTCGTTGTTATTTTAGTAACACAGCTTGTTGCCCTCATTTTTTTAATTTCTTTCCGAAATAAATTCTTACAACAAAAGACTATTTATGATTTGCAGGAAGAAGAATATTTAGAAAATATTAATCTTTTATGCTCGCAGGCCGAAAAAGAAGATTTTAATAGAGAGTCGCTCCGAGGACGTTTTGAGGATTATTCGAAGTTAAAAACCTTAGCCGAAAAATTAAGCTTAAGCGCAACACGGCTTGATGCGGCTAATATTTTAACTGAACAAGCTGATGAGTTGATTGGAAAGAATGATGCGACAGCTGTTCTTTACCTTCGAGACTTAGAAACGGGTGAACCGTCGATGATTTCTTCGATTCATAATAAAATAAAAATGAATATTAAATCAAAAAAAGGGGATTATTTTGATCGTTGGGTTTTTAAGAAGTTAAAACCTTTATTAGTTGAAGATGCTAAAAGTGATTTTAGATTTGATGTGTCGCATAGCTTTTCCGAGGATGAAGAAAGAGAAAAAAGGTCGTTGATTTCTGTTCCGCTTATTTTAGGTGATAAAGTTCTTGGCGTTTTGCGTCTTGACAGTCCAAATGAAAGAAGATTTTCAACAGAAGATTTGCGATTTTTATCTCGCATTGGCGATTTAGGTTCTGTGGCGATGGAAAGTGCGCATTTATATGAACGGATTCAAGATTTGGCAGTTAAAGATAGTTTGACTGGGCTTTATTTAAGAAGATTTCTGATGGATCGATTAAACGCAGAGTTTCCGAGAGAGTTGCGGCATAAATCTGATTTATCTCTTTTAGTTATTGATTTAGATAACTTTAAGAAATACAACGATGAGTTTGGCCATATTGCCGGAGATATTGTGCTCAAAAAAGTAAGCGAGCATTTGGTTGATGTCTTTAATAGTCCTGGAGATATTGTTTGTCGATACGGTGGAGAAGAATTTGTTGTGATGCTGCCTGATTGTACAAAAATGCAAGCTAAAGAATTAGCCGAAGATTTGAGGAAAAGAATAGAAGGAACAGAAATTCTTTTGAGACGGGAAAAAACAAAGGTAACGGTTTCAATTGGAATTGCTTCGTTTCCGGCGGATGCACAAATGAAGGAAGAATTAATTCATAAAGCAGACCAGGCGATGTATCAAGCAAAACAAAGAGGACGAAATAAAGTATGTTTATCTTAATGATATTATTAGATTTAATATTTTTGTTTTCTTTTGTTTATTTTGCTAAAAGAATTATTTCAGAAAAACAAAAGAAAGAAAAAGATAAACTTTTTGATATCCAGGAAAGACTTAAAAGAATCTCCAAAAGTTGTGATAATGTTGTTCGGGATAGGAAAGAAATGGAGCGAAAAGCGACGGAGATTTTTACATTGTATGATATTACAAAGGAAATTACTAAAACTTTGAGCGAGCAAAAAGCTTTTGAGGTTTTTCGAGAAGCGTTGAAGGTCAATGTATTTTTTGAGGAGTGTCGTTTGGTCCATTCTGAAGGAGATCGTCGAAAGAATGCGCCGGATCCGAGTGATCATTTTATTTTTCCGATTAAGGGTCGACGAAAAGAGTTGGGTTATATTGCGATTAAAGGTCTTTTGGAAAAAGATAAAGAGAAATTTATTATTTTGGCACAGCAATTTGGACTTGCGCTTCAGCGTGTGAGGC
This Candidatus Omnitrophota bacterium DNA region includes the following protein-coding sequences:
- the ugpC gene encoding sn-glycerol-3-phosphate ABC transporter ATP-binding protein UgpC gives rise to the protein MASITLKGINKTYKGDVRAVKDVNLEIKDKEFLVLVGPSGCGKSTTLRMVAGLEDISQGTVQIGDRIVNDVPAKDRDIAMVFQNYALYPHMTVFENMSFGLRLKRYPKEEIVRRVNEAAEILNIQKLLDRRPGQLSGGERQRVALGRAIVRKPRVFLFDEPLSNLDAKMRVQMRTEIHKLRLRLQTTFIYVTHDQTEALTLGDRIAVMKDGIVHQCADPMTIYDFPVNKFVAGFIGSPPINFMLGKIVKLHGKFYFSEDNFQLKIVEEMYKAIAPYEGKTVTFGVRAEDIYDKLFISESSSDNTINAVCEVVEPLGSEVYLYLNTGKHPFVARVGAHNRPEVNREMSLVFDMNKVHFFDQETEKTII
- a CDS encoding diguanylate cyclase, with the translated sequence MIKKLKKQLFNFTILPIFAIFIFLVVFFVYATKFNQQFFVVILVTQLVALIFLISFRNKFLQQKTIYDLQEEEYLENINLLCSQAEKEDFNRESLRGRFEDYSKLKTLAEKLSLSATRLDAANILTEQADELIGKNDATAVLYLRDLETGEPSMISSIHNKIKMNIKSKKGDYFDRWVFKKLKPLLVEDAKSDFRFDVSHSFSEDEEREKRSLISVPLILGDKVLGVLRLDSPNERRFSTEDLRFLSRIGDLGSVAMESAHLYERIQDLAVKDSLTGLYLRRFLMDRLNAEFPRELRHKSDLSLLVIDLDNFKKYNDEFGHIAGDIVLKKVSEHLVDVFNSPGDIVCRYGGEEFVVMLPDCTKMQAKELAEDLRKRIEGTEILLRREKTKVTVSIGIASFPADAQMKEELIHKADQAMYQAKQRGRNKVCLS